Proteins from a single region of Candidatus Dependentiae bacterium:
- a CDS encoding 50S ribosomal protein L1 gives MSNIGKKHRQVKEKLASAAISSNKDALDFVIKNAHVKFDESVDVSVTLGIDPTKGEQTVRGSVLLPHGTGNQVRVLVFAKGEYADAATSAGADFVGSDDLIEKIEGGWVDFDAAVATPDLMGPVGKVAKILGPRGLLPNKKVGTVTFDIASIVSDLKKGRVTFRNDKGGILHAPFGKVSFGIPKLLENLVALIKAVQSSKPGTSKGKFVRKISISSTMGVGVTINSDEIL, from the coding sequence ATGAGTAATATTGGAAAAAAACACAGACAAGTAAAAGAAAAATTAGCCTCTGCAGCAATTTCTTCAAATAAAGACGCCCTTGACTTTGTTATAAAAAATGCACATGTGAAATTTGATGAGTCTGTGGATGTAAGCGTTACCCTCGGAATTGATCCTACAAAGGGTGAGCAAACTGTTCGTGGCTCAGTACTTCTTCCTCATGGTACCGGAAACCAGGTTCGCGTTCTCGTGTTTGCTAAAGGTGAATACGCTGATGCTGCAACGAGTGCTGGTGCTGACTTTGTTGGTTCTGATGATTTAATTGAAAAAATTGAAGGTGGCTGGGTTGATTTTGATGCAGCAGTTGCTACTCCAGACCTTATGGGTCCTGTAGGAAAAGTTGCAAAAATTCTTGGGCCTCGAGGTTTGTTGCCTAATAAAAAAGTAGGCACTGTAACCTTCGACATAGCAAGTATTGTTTCAGATCTCAAAAAAGGTCGTGTTACTTTCAGAAATGATAAAGGTGGCATCCTGCATGCTCCATTTGGAAAAGTATCATTTGGAATACCAAAACTTCTTGAAAATCTTGTAGCCCTTATTAAAGCGGTTCAAAGCAGCAAGCCTGGGACATCAAAAGGCAAGTTTGTCAGGAAGATTTCTATTTCTTCAACCATGGGAGTTGGCGTCACCATCAACTCTGATGAGATTTTATAA
- the secE gene encoding preprotein translocase subunit SecE — protein sequence MSNVTSFFSRITSFSSEVVAEIKKTTWPSRDELTGSMVIVCTVVVIFSAILGTMDSSFSYFIRQLIG from the coding sequence ATGAGCAATGTTACTTCATTTTTCAGTCGTATCACTTCATTTTCAAGTGAAGTGGTAGCCGAAATAAAAAAGACAACGTGGCCAAGTCGAGATGAACTAACAGGGTCCATGGTAATTGTTTGCACGGTGGTTGTTATTTTTTCAGCTATTCTTGGAACAATGGACAGTTCGTTTAGTTATTTTATCAGACAACTAATTGGCTAG
- a CDS encoding 50S ribosomal protein L10 translates to MNRQQKESALSDFKKLFSESEAAFLVQYKGLNVAALRDFRKNLRENKAVFKVTKTTLMKLAARDVEGANDFSQDFSNQVGIVFAQGDVSALAKNLIKFSKDNGLLQVVSGFFEAKKLALGDVVFLASLPSREVLLAQVVGTIQAPISSFVRLLNLLIVRLLYVLKRIEEQKQLSA, encoded by the coding sequence ATGAATCGTCAACAAAAAGAATCAGCTCTTTCTGACTTTAAAAAACTGTTTTCAGAATCTGAAGCGGCGTTTTTAGTGCAATATAAAGGGCTAAACGTAGCAGCTCTTAGAGATTTTCGAAAAAATCTGAGAGAAAATAAGGCTGTTTTTAAAGTCACCAAAACAACATTAATGAAGCTTGCCGCACGTGATGTTGAAGGTGCTAATGATTTTAGTCAAGACTTTTCCAATCAAGTTGGAATAGTATTTGCACAAGGCGACGTTTCCGCACTTGCAAAAAATCTTATTAAGTTTTCAAAAGACAACGGATTACTGCAAGTGGTTTCAGGTTTTTTTGAAGCAAAAAAACTTGCACTTGGAGATGTTGTATTTCTTGCATCACTTCCTTCTCGAGAAGTCTTACTTGCGCAAGTTGTTGGAACAATACAAGCTCCAATTTCAAGCTTTGTTCGCTTGCTTAACTTGCTTATTGTTCGATTACTTTATGTATTGAAGCGCATCGAAGAACAAAAGCAATTGAGTGCTTAG
- a CDS encoding NYN domain-containing protein, with translation MIVVIDGYNMLRQIFPGDKGKLDPQRKYLIQQLAHYKNYKKNEISDLIIVFDAGPLHHATREVHKGVVVMFSGQQSNADEWIINYAKKNKNREVIVVTKDRGLIQECSKYHAESIDGSSFYQLVYNAIAEQSNNTNTLLYDEKIKKFEPIQSLYDEEFSEAETQTNKQALDFLMQQASVFTPKKDPIVEQNTPRSRKGAAQSLSKKEKKIYAKLKKL, from the coding sequence ATGATTGTTGTTATTGACGGTTATAATATGCTTAGACAAATATTTCCAGGTGATAAAGGTAAACTTGACCCACAAAGAAAGTACCTCATCCAACAACTTGCACACTATAAAAATTATAAAAAAAACGAAATCTCCGACCTCATTATTGTTTTTGATGCAGGACCACTCCATCATGCAACCCGAGAAGTACACAAAGGAGTTGTTGTGATGTTTTCAGGTCAGCAAAGCAATGCTGACGAATGGATCATAAATTATGCAAAAAAAAACAAAAATCGAGAAGTTATTGTTGTTACTAAAGATCGAGGCCTTATTCAAGAATGTAGTAAATACCATGCAGAATCGATTGATGGATCAAGTTTTTATCAACTTGTTTACAATGCAATAGCCGAGCAATCGAATAATACCAATACGCTTCTCTATGACGAAAAAATCAAAAAATTTGAACCCATTCAAAGTCTTTATGACGAAGAATTCTCTGAAGCTGAGACTCAAACCAATAAACAGGCTCTTGATTTTTTAATGCAGCAAGCAAGCGTTTTTACTCCAAAAAAAGATCCTATTGTAGAGCAAAATACTCCTCGTAGCAGGAAGGGAGCTGCTCAATCTCTATCTAAAAAAGAAAAAAAGATTTATGCTAAACTCAAGAAACTTTGA
- the tsaE gene encoding tRNA (adenosine(37)-N6)-threonylcarbamoyltransferase complex ATPase subunit type 1 TsaE — protein sequence MLNSRNFDNNIDLLGLMDIIFNQENIPAIVKKEIIPLLAYKNIFTLHGPMGAGKTTLVKEILQQSGVTQTVVSPTFGYVNTYHGSHNRIFYHFDLYRLSSIDEFIGAGFDEYFSQKNSFIIIEWPDLIDSLLATSELIKRTQSIKLSYDPNDFSCRIIRI from the coding sequence ATGCTAAACTCAAGAAACTTTGATAATAACATCGATCTATTAGGCCTTATGGATATTATTTTTAATCAAGAAAATATTCCCGCGATTGTAAAAAAAGAAATCATCCCCCTCCTTGCTTATAAAAATATTTTCACCTTGCATGGCCCTATGGGAGCTGGAAAAACAACATTGGTCAAAGAAATTTTACAACAATCTGGCGTTACCCAGACCGTTGTAAGTCCCACTTTTGGGTATGTTAATACCTATCATGGATCTCATAATCGAATATTTTATCACTTTGATCTTTATCGGCTTTCATCAATTGATGAATTTATTGGAGCTGGATTTGATGAATATTTCTCACAAAAAAATTCTTTTATTATTATCGAATGGCCCGATCTGATCGATTCATTGCTTGCTACCTCTGAACTAATTAAAAGAACTCAATCTATCAAATTATCATATGATCCAAACGATTTTTCTTGTAGAATAATCAGAATCTAA
- the rplL gene encoding 50S ribosomal protein L7/L12, with amino-acid sequence MSSKMIEEISKMSVKDLADLVKALEEAFGVSAAAPVAAMPVAAAGAAAPAEEKSEFKVTLTDAGANKLNVIKALRGVTTLSLGAAKEAADNTPFVVAEASPKEEAQKIKKTLEEAGAKVELS; translated from the coding sequence ATGTCATCAAAGATGATTGAAGAAATCAGCAAAATGTCCGTTAAAGATCTCGCTGATTTGGTGAAAGCTTTGGAAGAAGCATTTGGCGTTTCTGCAGCTGCACCAGTTGCTGCAATGCCAGTAGCTGCAGCCGGCGCTGCTGCACCAGCAGAAGAGAAGTCTGAATTCAAAGTAACGCTTACAGACGCTGGAGCTAACAAGCTCAACGTTATTAAAGCACTTCGAGGTGTAACAACACTATCTCTTGGCGCTGCTAAAGAAGCTGCTGACAATACTCCGTTTGTTGTCGCAGAAGCATCTCCAAAAGAAGAAGCTCAAAAAATCAAAAAAACACTTGAAGAAGCTGGCGCCAAAGTAGAATTAAGCTAA
- the rplK gene encoding 50S ribosomal protein L11, which translates to MSKKIKAQVKLQLPGGGATPAPPVGSTLGQHGVNLMDFCKKFNAASANRKGETVPVQIVIYQDKTFDFVLKTPPVSELLRKKANISKGAKNPGKERVSTLKWKDVEDIAKIKLPDLSAFDLEAAKKVIAGSARSMGIAIVE; encoded by the coding sequence ATGTCGAAAAAAATTAAAGCTCAGGTAAAACTGCAATTGCCTGGTGGTGGCGCAACACCAGCTCCTCCAGTAGGTTCCACATTAGGTCAACACGGCGTGAACCTCATGGACTTTTGCAAAAAATTCAATGCTGCTTCAGCAAATCGCAAAGGCGAAACTGTTCCGGTTCAAATTGTGATCTATCAAGACAAAACATTTGATTTTGTTCTAAAGACACCTCCAGTTTCGGAATTGCTTCGCAAAAAAGCTAACATAAGCAAAGGGGCTAAAAATCCTGGCAAAGAGCGAGTTAGCACTCTTAAGTGGAAAGATGTTGAAGATATCGCAAAAATCAAACTACCTGATTTAAGCGCCTTTGATCTTGAAGCTGCTAAGAAAGTAATTGCAGGAAGTGCTCGTAGTATGGGTATTGCAATCGTTGAATAA
- the kdsB gene encoding 3-deoxy-manno-octulosonate cytidylyltransferase, with protein sequence MLEKKMASKKIVCVIPARLQATRYPKKLLSTLHDRPLLEWVWNAAKKVSLFDEVIFAIDDQELADVIDTFGGQWTMTSKDCQSGTDRIIEIMQRNILSADIWVNWQGDEPFITQSMIEQLLQSSGSNDADVWTLKKQIITAQELTSPKFAKVVSDHNGYALYFSRSMIPAVRDEQDLEVIIKQQIHYKHVGLYAYTTDALKKIALAEACALEEAEKLEQLRFLYHGLRIKMHKTDQEVIGIDTPEDLVRAHEYAQIRGLSGFIQATISK encoded by the coding sequence GTGTTAGAAAAAAAAATGGCTTCAAAAAAAATTGTTTGTGTAATACCTGCTCGTTTGCAGGCAACACGGTATCCTAAAAAATTGCTATCAACATTGCATGATCGCCCCCTTTTAGAGTGGGTATGGAATGCAGCAAAAAAAGTTTCACTTTTTGATGAAGTAATTTTTGCAATCGATGATCAAGAGCTTGCCGATGTGATTGATACATTTGGCGGACAATGGACAATGACCTCAAAAGATTGTCAATCTGGTACTGATCGTATTATTGAAATTATGCAACGCAATATTTTATCAGCCGACATTTGGGTAAATTGGCAAGGAGATGAGCCTTTTATTACGCAATCAATGATCGAGCAGTTATTACAGTCAAGTGGCTCAAATGATGCTGATGTTTGGACACTTAAAAAACAAATTATTACTGCACAAGAATTAACAAGTCCTAAGTTTGCAAAAGTTGTATCCGATCATAATGGATATGCACTTTATTTTTCTCGAAGCATGATTCCTGCTGTGCGCGATGAGCAAGATTTAGAAGTAATTATAAAACAGCAAATTCACTACAAGCATGTTGGGCTCTATGCTTATACGACCGATGCTCTGAAAAAAATAGCGCTCGCCGAAGCTTGTGCCCTTGAAGAAGCTGAGAAACTTGAGCAGTTGAGATTTCTTTATCATGGCTTACGCATTAAAATGCATAAAACAGATCAAGAAGTAATCGGTATTGATACTCCAGAAGATCTTGTACGAGCTCATGAATACGCTCAAATCCGTGGACTGAGTGGATTTATTCAAGCTACAATTTCAAAATAA
- the rpmG gene encoding 50S ribosomal protein L33 produces MAKNRVIMHLECAGCGLRNYSMRVSKKRSFGKLALNKYCAKCRKHSVHKETK; encoded by the coding sequence ATGGCTAAAAATCGCGTTATCATGCACTTAGAGTGCGCTGGATGTGGCTTGAGAAATTACAGCATGCGTGTATCAAAAAAGCGTTCATTTGGAAAGCTTGCATTGAATAAGTATTGCGCCAAATGCCGAAAACATTCTGTGCATAAAGAAACAAAATAA
- a CDS encoding thymidine kinase, which yields MKFESSVFPQKGRLEVVCGSMFSGKTEELMRRLRRAEYAKQQVVTIKHHIDKRNNKAPTCIVSHEGRERFAFSVGENAVSIDKILELAHKNVDVIGIDEIQFFTTEIIDIICKLIDAGKRVVVAGLDLDFRGEPFGIMPILMSIADEVVKFKAICVQCGQDAHQTQRLIDGKPARYSDPIILVGAEELYEARCRSCFQIDCSAQLGVSIPPLVQKKNTTTLVE from the coding sequence ATGAAGTTTGAGTCCAGTGTATTTCCTCAAAAAGGAAGATTAGAAGTTGTTTGTGGATCGATGTTTTCAGGAAAGACTGAAGAGTTGATGAGGCGTCTCAGACGAGCAGAATATGCAAAGCAGCAAGTTGTTACTATCAAACATCATATCGACAAACGAAACAACAAAGCTCCAACGTGTATCGTATCACATGAAGGCCGTGAGCGCTTTGCATTTTCGGTTGGTGAGAATGCGGTTTCAATTGATAAAATTCTTGAACTTGCTCATAAAAATGTTGATGTTATTGGTATCGATGAAATCCAATTTTTTACAACAGAAATCATTGATATTATCTGCAAATTAATCGACGCTGGAAAGCGCGTAGTTGTTGCTGGTCTTGATCTTGATTTTCGTGGCGAGCCTTTTGGGATCATGCCGATTCTTATGTCAATTGCTGATGAAGTTGTAAAATTCAAGGCAATTTGTGTTCAGTGTGGTCAAGATGCTCATCAAACACAAAGGCTGATTGATGGAAAGCCAGCTCGTTACTCTGATCCGATTATTTTAGTTGGCGCAGAAGAGCTTTATGAAGCACGTTGTCGTAGTTGCTTTCAAATTGATTGTTCAGCGCAGCTTGGTGTCTCTATTCCTCCCCTTGTACAGAAAAAAAACACAACAACATTGGTTGAATAA
- a CDS encoding ankyrin repeat domain-containing protein, producing MSYFSKKILVLIVAGLLCSQVNAYTPTSKEEKLLLLASVADGKSDIKRMRKLLNKGTNIEVRAAHGDTPLLHAIENGKLSVVELLLNHGAKVNYTNGAHDQSPLQRAVAKAIEHSDDESKRIDFTKIVVLLLNKNADPDLADNHGRSARSLAQKQNIRKELKDLLEVK from the coding sequence ATGTCATATTTTTCAAAAAAAATACTCGTTCTTATCGTAGCAGGTTTATTATGTTCACAAGTAAATGCCTACACGCCCACTAGTAAGGAAGAGAAGCTCCTACTGCTTGCATCGGTTGCAGATGGAAAATCCGATATCAAACGTATGAGGAAACTTCTTAATAAAGGGACAAATATTGAGGTGCGAGCAGCACATGGGGATACTCCCCTTTTGCATGCAATTGAAAATGGCAAACTATCAGTTGTAGAATTACTGCTCAATCATGGAGCAAAAGTGAATTACACGAATGGTGCTCATGACCAATCGCCGTTGCAACGGGCTGTTGCAAAAGCTATAGAGCATAGCGATGACGAATCAAAGCGTATAGACTTCACCAAAATTGTTGTACTCTTGCTCAATAAAAATGCCGACCCTGACCTTGCTGATAACCATGGAAGAAGTGCTCGCAGTCTTGCTCAAAAGCAAAATATCAGAAAAGAATTAAAAGATTTATTGGAAGTTAAGTAG
- the nusG gene encoding transcription termination/antitermination factor NusG, with protein MKRWYVAQVFTGFEDIVKTDLEKRFEEEGLQDLFGEILIPTGEVASFFSELKNKKEKIFPGYLLINMDMNGETFRLVSSNQRVTRFLGGESPAPLSDREVERIFSQMSGKLSALSEKTSFIVGNEVQISSGPFSGFVGIIDKVDEDRERLTLMVSIFGRLTPVELGFDQVKK; from the coding sequence ATGAAACGTTGGTATGTGGCACAAGTATTTACAGGATTTGAAGATATTGTAAAAACTGACCTCGAAAAACGATTCGAGGAAGAAGGTCTTCAAGATTTGTTCGGGGAAATATTAATTCCAACTGGCGAGGTTGCTTCTTTCTTTTCTGAACTAAAAAACAAAAAAGAAAAAATCTTTCCTGGGTACCTTCTCATTAATATGGACATGAATGGAGAAACTTTTCGACTTGTTTCTTCAAATCAACGTGTTACACGTTTTTTAGGTGGTGAGAGCCCAGCTCCACTATCAGACCGAGAAGTTGAGCGAATCTTCTCTCAAATGTCTGGTAAACTTTCAGCTTTAAGCGAGAAAACATCGTTTATTGTTGGCAATGAAGTTCAAATTTCAAGCGGCCCTTTTTCTGGTTTTGTTGGTATCATTGATAAGGTTGATGAAGACCGAGAAAGACTTACTCTTATGGTAAGTATTTTTGGTAGATTAACCCCCGTTGAGTTAGGTTTCGATCAAGTTAAAAAGTAA
- a CDS encoding F0F1 ATP synthase subunit gamma: MSQLAQLKQQIKSVQTTKKITHAVRLVSMSLYAKLEKQRVPMNTYMSSVRSLFLRFTQGAHWNDPFLFPNDVLDQNPLFLIIGTSKGLCGSLNSNLFRYAKKSMFVEPHQKLKLIAIGQKAVKFAKEAKIGELICFYHELTSHNLATITDDLMEKILNTDQPYSSVTILSNELKSFFMQRPLKTTLTPACLDNYEGDSHDSESINKQTDLIDDQEIILEQDRDDIAKYLAHLYVRTTLVNTLFQALIAEQAARFVAMDGSYTNADKILERLTIQFNKLRQALITKEVAELSASLPGR; encoded by the coding sequence GTGTCTCAACTAGCCCAATTAAAACAGCAGATTAAATCGGTCCAAACAACAAAAAAAATTACACATGCTGTTCGACTCGTATCGATGTCGCTTTATGCTAAACTTGAAAAACAGCGTGTTCCAATGAATACCTATATGAGTAGCGTTCGATCTCTTTTCTTACGGTTTACTCAGGGAGCTCATTGGAATGATCCTTTTTTATTTCCTAATGATGTTCTTGATCAAAATCCTCTTTTTCTGATTATTGGCACGTCAAAAGGGCTTTGTGGTAGCCTTAATTCAAATCTTTTTCGTTATGCAAAAAAATCTATGTTTGTTGAGCCGCATCAAAAACTCAAGCTTATTGCTATTGGCCAAAAGGCGGTTAAATTTGCAAAAGAGGCTAAGATTGGTGAATTAATTTGTTTTTACCATGAGCTTACATCGCATAATCTAGCAACGATTACCGATGACTTAATGGAAAAAATTTTAAATACAGATCAGCCATATTCTTCAGTAACTATTCTGAGTAACGAATTAAAATCATTTTTTATGCAACGACCTCTTAAAACAACTCTTACTCCTGCTTGTCTTGATAATTATGAGGGTGATTCGCATGATTCTGAAAGTATCAACAAGCAAACTGATCTTATCGACGATCAAGAGATTATTTTAGAGCAAGATCGTGATGATATCGCAAAATATCTTGCTCATTTATATGTGCGTACCACTCTGGTAAACACTCTCTTTCAGGCTCTTATTGCAGAGCAAGCTGCTCGTTTTGTAGCAATGGATGGTTCGTATACCAATGCTGATAAGATTCTTGAGCGGCTGACCATTCAATTTAATAAACTACGTCAGGCGCTTATTACAAAAGAAGTTGCAGAACTTTCAGCAAGCTTACCGGGGAGATAA
- the murA gene encoding UDP-N-acetylglucosamine 1-carboxyvinyltransferase has product MSEEYLLLKKSPELHGQAAIVGAKNAVLGIIASLILTQGTSHLKNVPDSADVHQMINLLRSLGALVNFNTQSKELTVDTSTLNCFEVSPDIMNKMRASILVLGPLLARFGKARVAYPGGCVLGARPINYHLIGLKKLGVVIESQGHFLYAKLSSHQSSDHARIVLEYPSVGATENIMMLAVALPGQTTIINAATEPEVLDMIDVLNKMGAKISVLGNGTLHIQGVSKLNPIDHHVIPDRLEAGALLLAASITGGQIHLPDARPDHMDMFLAKLEEMGHQVITQFNNPDPTWKGITLIATKSPRAVSFKTAPYPGFPTDLQAPMMAALCLANGTSIVEETVFENRLIHAQELRKMGAQISVNGTTAVIHGVDALYGCEVIANDIRASCSLVMAGLQAAGQTKVTGIHHWQRGYDNLEEKLRILGAQIELRSA; this is encoded by the coding sequence ATGTCAGAAGAATATCTTTTACTCAAAAAATCTCCGGAGCTTCACGGTCAAGCAGCCATTGTTGGTGCAAAAAATGCCGTCTTGGGGATTATTGCTTCACTCATTCTGACTCAAGGAACATCTCATCTTAAAAATGTTCCAGACTCTGCAGATGTTCATCAAATGATTAACCTGCTTAGATCATTGGGAGCTCTTGTAAACTTTAACACTCAAAGTAAAGAACTCACGGTTGATACATCAACACTCAACTGTTTTGAAGTTTCTCCTGATATTATGAATAAAATGCGTGCATCGATACTCGTTTTAGGACCGTTGCTTGCACGTTTTGGCAAAGCACGCGTAGCATATCCAGGAGGTTGTGTCCTTGGAGCTCGCCCTATTAACTACCACCTGATTGGTCTAAAAAAATTGGGTGTGGTCATTGAAAGTCAAGGTCATTTTTTGTACGCAAAACTATCATCGCACCAAAGCAGTGATCATGCCAGAATTGTTCTTGAATATCCAAGCGTTGGAGCTACCGAAAATATTATGATGCTTGCCGTTGCATTGCCTGGACAAACGACGATTATTAATGCTGCAACAGAACCAGAAGTTCTTGATATGATTGATGTACTTAATAAAATGGGTGCAAAAATTAGCGTACTTGGAAATGGAACGCTCCATATTCAAGGCGTTAGCAAGCTCAATCCAATAGATCATCATGTTATTCCAGATCGCCTTGAAGCCGGCGCACTTTTACTGGCTGCAAGCATTACTGGCGGCCAGATTCATCTTCCCGATGCGCGTCCAGATCATATGGATATGTTTTTGGCAAAACTTGAAGAAATGGGACATCAAGTAATTACGCAATTCAATAATCCTGATCCAACCTGGAAAGGAATTACATTAATTGCAACAAAATCTCCACGCGCTGTAAGTTTTAAAACAGCTCCCTATCCAGGATTTCCAACCGATCTACAAGCTCCCATGATGGCAGCTTTGTGTTTGGCAAATGGAACCAGTATTGTTGAAGAAACTGTTTTTGAAAATCGCCTTATTCATGCACAAGAACTACGCAAAATGGGGGCACAAATTTCTGTAAATGGAACAACCGCGGTAATACACGGAGTCGATGCACTCTATGGTTGTGAAGTTATTGCAAATGATATTCGAGCATCATGCAGTCTTGTCATGGCTGGTCTGCAGGCTGCTGGACAAACCAAAGTCACCGGTATTCACCACTGGCAACGTGGCTATGATAACCTAGAAGAAAAACTTCGAATTTTAGGTGCTCAAATTGAGCTACGATCTGCCTGA
- the radA gene encoding DNA repair protein RadA, producing the protein MAKQKISFECTNCALQSAKWVGCCPACSEWNSFIEQTPTFDAFAKKSFGGSGTTNMPAAELFQLDDINIQAQERMQSGIKEWDRVLGGGVLPGSFIILTGDPGIGKSTLLLQVADRLAQEYEVVYFSSEESLQQVKNRANRLEVTASHLRFSDQSYLEGIVSTAKAHKPALIILDSIQNCHLSPDSHAIPGTIAQLREAGFILMRLAKENNIAVLITGHITKEGQMAGPKVLEHMVDAVFYLQGEDRWQSRILRSVKNRFGTINEVGFFEMREEGLEEIANINQHLLGEASQVPGAALVCSIEGSRPLLLELQALTIQSKFGMPQRVVTGMDPKRIVLIAAILEKYLYIKFSMQDIFFKVSGGFKIKESSSDLGIALALLSSYFQKPLPPKSLALAEISLTGQIKPANQVGMCIKEAEKFGIDTIFIARAQTGIKSSCRVIAFQSVYELLNLFPEDK; encoded by the coding sequence GTGGCAAAGCAAAAAATTTCGTTTGAATGTACTAATTGTGCATTGCAAAGCGCTAAATGGGTAGGTTGTTGCCCCGCTTGCAGTGAGTGGAACAGTTTTATTGAGCAAACTCCTACCTTTGATGCTTTTGCAAAGAAAAGCTTTGGTGGCAGCGGTACAACAAACATGCCGGCAGCCGAGCTTTTTCAACTTGATGATATTAATATTCAAGCTCAAGAGCGCATGCAGTCGGGCATTAAAGAATGGGACCGTGTGCTTGGTGGCGGAGTTCTTCCAGGATCATTTATTATTCTGACGGGCGACCCGGGCATTGGAAAATCTACGCTCTTATTGCAGGTTGCAGATCGCCTTGCTCAAGAATATGAAGTTGTTTATTTTTCATCTGAAGAGTCTTTGCAACAGGTTAAAAATCGAGCAAATCGCCTTGAAGTGACTGCTTCTCATTTACGATTTTCAGATCAGTCATATCTTGAAGGTATTGTTTCTACAGCAAAAGCACATAAGCCTGCATTGATTATTCTTGATTCAATTCAAAACTGTCACCTGTCACCAGATTCACATGCTATTCCCGGCACGATTGCGCAGTTACGTGAGGCGGGATTTATTCTTATGCGTCTTGCAAAAGAAAATAACATTGCGGTACTTATTACCGGCCATATTACTAAAGAGGGGCAGATGGCTGGCCCTAAAGTGCTTGAGCATATGGTTGATGCAGTTTTTTATCTGCAGGGCGAAGATCGTTGGCAGTCACGTATTTTACGTTCAGTAAAAAACCGTTTTGGAACGATTAATGAAGTTGGTTTTTTTGAAATGCGTGAAGAAGGGCTTGAAGAGATTGCCAACATCAACCAGCATCTCCTGGGAGAGGCATCGCAAGTTCCGGGTGCAGCACTTGTTTGCAGTATTGAAGGCTCTCGGCCCTTGTTGCTCGAGCTGCAAGCGCTGACGATTCAATCAAAATTCGGTATGCCTCAACGTGTAGTAACCGGTATGGATCCCAAGCGTATTGTTCTTATTGCTGCAATTCTTGAGAAATATTTGTACATTAAATTTAGTATGCAGGACATTTTCTTCAAAGTGAGCGGTGGTTTTAAAATCAAAGAAAGTTCTTCAGATCTTGGTATAGCACTTGCGCTCCTTTCAAGCTACTTCCAAAAACCGCTTCCACCCAAATCACTTGCCCTTGCAGAAATCAGTCTTACCGGGCAAATTAAGCCGGCCAATCAAGTAGGCATGTGTATCAAAGAAGCTGAAAAATTTGGAATAGATACAATATTTATTGCACGGGCTCAGACTGGAATCAAAAGCTCGTGTAGGGTAATTGCTTTTCAATCGGTCTATGAATTACTGAACCTCTTTCCTGAAGATAAATAA